A genomic segment from Pyrodictium occultum encodes:
- a CDS encoding 50S ribosomal protein L21e, which yields MKASRGFRHRTRKLLRKHVRERGAVPPLSLLMHEYKPGDKVYIIINPSVMKGMPHRRYHGKVATVVGRRGKAYILQLKVGSKVKTLIVRPEHMRPVPPEALTPPKKKEGV from the coding sequence TTGAAGGCATCCAGGGGCTTCAGGCACCGCACCAGAAAGCTCCTCCGCAAGCACGTACGTGAGCGCGGCGCAGTACCTCCCCTAAGCCTACTGATGCACGAGTACAAACCGGGAGACAAGGTGTACATAATAATAAACCCCTCAGTGATGAAAGGTATGCCCCACCGCCGCTACCATGGTAAGGTCGCGACAGTTGTCGGGAGAAGGGGGAAGGCCTACATACTTCAGCTGAAGGTCGGCAGCAAGGTAAAGACGCTCATAGTGAGGCCCGAGCATATGCGCCCGGTGCCGCCGGAGGCGCTGACGCCTCCGAAGAAGAAGGAGGGGGTCTAG
- a CDS encoding tRNA pseudouridine(54/55) synthase Pus10 produces MSGASEAAGGERREPGEAWALVEKAYRLLREYPLCDHCLGRMFALLGRGWSNAERGRALKRLLVMSLHMSLREGREEAREELERLAPSIGGIAEGLYREVFGKPLEARRCYICGSRLPGLFDEAARRAVEQLSGMDVSSFLVAARLDPGLREREDELKRMFGLVYAESIASEVKREVSKRIQRLTSLVPEFDNPDVVVVVDIPSGDVEIRVMPLLLRGRYWKTARRVSQTAWVTRRGKRRYPFSVEDALFILSEAADVDDVILHGSGREDADARMLGLGRPFIVELKAARRRSFSAGFLGDLVNRYAAGLVEVRLESRARRRDVAEIKGEHSRRAKIYKALVVVAREVREEELRGLEEYFTGATIRQRTPRRVRHRRPDVVRERAVFSLQARRLAPTVFEAVIVAEGGLYIKELVSGDGGDTTPSFAEYLGADAYCAELDVLGVLEQPPARAR; encoded by the coding sequence ATGAGCGGTGCCTCGGAGGCTGCGGGCGGGGAGAGGAGGGAGCCGGGAGAGGCCTGGGCGCTGGTTGAGAAAGCCTACCGCCTGCTGAGGGAGTACCCTCTCTGCGACCACTGCCTCGGCAGGATGTTCGCCCTCCTGGGGAGGGGGTGGAGCAACGCTGAGCGAGGCCGGGCTCTGAAACGCCTCCTCGTGATGTCGCTCCACATGTCCCTCCGAGAGGGCCGTGAGGAGGCCAGAGAGGAGCTGGAGAGGCTAGCACCCAGTATAGGCGGTATAGCGGAGGGGCTCTACCGCGAGGTATTCGGTAAGCCGCTGGAGGCTAGGCGCTGCTACATCTGCGGCTCCAGGCTCCCAGGCCTATTCGACGAGGCCGCGAGGAGGGCGGTCGAGCAGCTCTCCGGCATGGACGTCTCCAGCTTCCTTGTGGCAGCGCGCCTAGACCCGGGTCTGAGGGAGCGTGAGGACGAGCTGAAGAGGATGTTCGGCCTGGTGTACGCGGAGTCGATAGCATCGGAGGTGAAGAGGGAGGTTAGTAAGAGGATACAGAGGCTCACAAGCCTAGTCCCCGAGTTCGACAACCCTGACGTGGTTGTGGTAGTCGACATCCCCAGCGGGGATGTGGAGATACGAGTTATGCCTCTCCTACTGCGCGGCCGGTACTGGAAGACTGCCCGCCGCGTCTCACAGACAGCCTGGGTGACCAGGAGGGGCAAGCGCCGCTACCCGTTCAGTGTCGAGGACGCGCTGTTCATCTTGTCCGAGGCGGCAGACGTCGACGACGTCATCCTCCACGGCTCGGGCCGGGAGGATGCAGACGCGAGGATGCTCGGCCTAGGCCGCCCCTTCATAGTGGAGCTGAAGGCTGCCCGGCGCCGCAGCTTCTCCGCCGGCTTCCTGGGGGACTTGGTCAACCGCTACGCTGCTGGCCTGGTCGAGGTGAGGCTAGAGTCTAGGGCCCGCCGCAGAGACGTGGCTGAGATCAAGGGGGAGCACTCCAGGAGGGCTAAGATATACAAAGCCCTGGTGGTGGTTGCCAGGGAGGTCCGTGAGGAGGAGCTACGCGGCCTCGAGGAGTACTTCACCGGGGCCACGATAAGGCAGAGGACTCCCCGCCGGGTGAGGCACCGCCGCCCGGACGTGGTGAGGGAGAGGGCCGTCTTTTCCCTCCAGGCCCGGAGGCTGGCCCCGACAGTGTTCGAGGCTGTAATAGTGGCTGAGGGCGGCCTCTACATAAAGGAGCTTGTGAGCGGGGATGGCGGCGACACTACGCCGAGCTTCGCCGAGTACCTCGGCGCCGACGCCTACTGCGCGGAGCTGGACGTGCTGGGAGTGCTGGAGCAGCCTCCGGCCCGGGCACGCTAA
- a CDS encoding signal recognition particle protein Srp54 — translation MPGLEDLRRAVGKLLKRSGPYEALVKEYVRDVQRALIPADVNVRLVFELTRRIRERALQERPPPGVSRREWLVKITYEELVKLFGGDGEPEVKPRYTPYVIMMVGVQGSGKTTTVGKLAKFYRSMGYRVGVVAADTYRPGAYEQLRQLADRVGAMFYGEPGSKDAVGIARRGVEELRKRGAEIIIVDTAGRHGYGEEEALLEEMKNIAEAINPDEVMLVIDAAMGQKSYDLAKRFHEATPIGSIIVTKMDGTAKGGGALSAVAATGARIKFIGTGEDVDELEVFRPKRFVARILGMGDLESLLEKIERLQSVGEFEKTMEEMMAGKITFRTIYKQLHQMKKLGPFRKVLQMLPGFSAMLDSFDEAARVSEEKMKKWISIMDSMTFEELDNPELLEQRSRVRRLAIGAGVETSDVRELYNYYKTVKRMMKQLRKRKDILEKLSRLGKLPG, via the coding sequence GTGCCGGGCCTCGAGGACCTCCGGAGGGCAGTGGGGAAGCTGCTGAAGCGTAGTGGGCCCTACGAGGCCCTGGTAAAGGAGTATGTGAGGGACGTGCAGCGCGCCCTCATACCCGCCGATGTCAATGTGCGTCTCGTGTTCGAGCTAACTAGGAGGATACGGGAGCGGGCTCTGCAGGAGAGGCCGCCGCCCGGGGTGAGTAGGAGGGAGTGGCTGGTCAAGATAACCTACGAGGAGCTGGTAAAGCTTTTCGGCGGGGACGGGGAGCCGGAGGTTAAGCCCCGGTACACCCCCTACGTGATAATGATGGTTGGTGTTCAGGGGAGCGGCAAGACGACTACCGTCGGCAAGCTGGCCAAGTTCTACCGGTCAATGGGCTACCGGGTTGGCGTGGTCGCAGCCGACACGTACCGGCCGGGCGCCTACGAGCAGCTCAGGCAGCTCGCCGACCGAGTGGGGGCCATGTTCTACGGTGAGCCGGGCTCCAAGGATGCTGTGGGTATAGCTAGGAGGGGGGTGGAGGAGCTCCGGAAAAGAGGGGCTGAGATAATAATAGTTGATACGGCCGGCCGCCATGGCTATGGGGAGGAGGAGGCCCTGCTAGAGGAGATGAAGAACATAGCCGAGGCTATAAACCCGGACGAGGTAATGCTGGTCATAGATGCGGCTATGGGGCAGAAGAGCTACGACCTGGCTAAGAGGTTCCACGAGGCGACCCCGATAGGCAGCATAATAGTGACGAAGATGGATGGAACCGCTAAGGGCGGCGGTGCGCTGTCCGCGGTGGCTGCTACGGGCGCTAGAATAAAGTTCATCGGCACCGGCGAGGACGTAGACGAGCTTGAGGTGTTCAGGCCGAAGAGGTTCGTTGCAAGAATCCTCGGGATGGGTGACCTGGAGTCTCTGCTGGAGAAGATAGAGAGGCTCCAGAGCGTCGGTGAGTTCGAGAAGACTATGGAGGAGATGATGGCAGGGAAGATAACGTTCCGCACAATCTACAAGCAGTTGCATCAGATGAAAAAGCTTGGGCCTTTCAGGAAGGTGCTCCAGATGCTACCAGGCTTCTCGGCTATGCTCGACTCCTTCGACGAGGCCGCTAGGGTGAGCGAGGAGAAGATGAAGAAGTGGATAAGTATAATGGACTCTATGACCTTCGAGGAGCTTGACAACCCGGAGCTGCTGGAGCAGAGGAGCAGGGTCCGGCGGCTAGCCATAGGGGCAGGCGTCGAGACCAGCGATGTTAGGGAGCTGTACAACTACTACAAGACGGTTAAGAGGATGATGAAGCAGCTGAGGAAGAGGAAGGATATACTTGAGAAGCTCTCCCGGCTCGGGAAGCTGCCGGGTTAG
- a CDS encoding translation initiation factor IF-5A, with protein sequence MSVTYATLGELRVGSYIVIDGEPCRIVEMSKAKTGKHGSAKAHVVAVCLFSGNKKTLTAPVDARVEVPIIDKRIGQVIADMGDMVQIMDMETYETFEVEKPKDEELRSKLQPGAEVEYWVVMGRYIINRVRGAPK encoded by the coding sequence GTGAGCGTCACCTACGCGACTCTGGGCGAGCTACGTGTCGGCAGCTACATTGTGATCGATGGAGAGCCCTGCAGGATTGTTGAGATGAGCAAGGCTAAGACCGGTAAGCATGGCAGCGCTAAGGCCCACGTGGTTGCTGTGTGCCTCTTCTCGGGGAACAAGAAGACCCTTACAGCCCCGGTCGATGCCAGGGTTGAGGTGCCCATCATCGATAAGAGGATTGGCCAGGTAATAGCCGATATGGGTGACATGGTTCAGATCATGGACATGGAGACCTATGAGACGTTCGAGGTCGAGAAGCCCAAGGACGAGGAGCTGCGGTCCAAGCTGCAGCCGGGCGCTGAGGTGGAGTACTGGGTGGTCATGGGCAGGTACATTATAAACCGGGTTAGGGGCGCCCCCAAGTAG
- a CDS encoding sulfite exporter TauE/SafE family protein, with protein MNPAGPLAVGFLAGFLGTLLGIGGGVFIVPLLVLAGVDIKRAAAASLVAILGTSAGGLRRLHREGLVDVWTAVFLESASTTGAFLGAVLVGRVESRLLVALFGILLIASAAGFVVEEGVGRRGGRRSLREVPGSGRAVGWLASFAAGMVSAVLGIGGGVIKVPVLVLLLRFDMKVAVATSKMMVGLTALAGVLGHALGGRLDAGLALPLLAGTYTGATLSSRVLLRVGSRALRRLALAYYLAMGAYMLARGLGLA; from the coding sequence GTGAACCCAGCCGGGCCGCTGGCGGTTGGCTTCCTCGCCGGCTTCCTGGGGACACTGCTCGGCATAGGCGGCGGTGTGTTCATAGTCCCCCTCCTGGTCCTGGCCGGCGTCGACATCAAGCGCGCTGCGGCCGCGAGCCTCGTGGCGATACTCGGCACCAGCGCCGGGGGGCTCCGCCGCCTCCACCGGGAGGGCCTCGTAGACGTCTGGACTGCTGTCTTCCTCGAGTCGGCATCCACCACCGGGGCCTTCCTAGGCGCGGTGCTCGTCGGGAGGGTGGAGAGCAGGCTCCTGGTGGCGCTCTTCGGCATCCTCCTCATAGCCTCGGCCGCTGGCTTCGTGGTGGAGGAGGGGGTTGGCAGGCGTGGCGGCAGGCGCAGCCTCCGCGAGGTGCCGGGCTCGGGCCGGGCTGTGGGGTGGCTCGCCTCGTTCGCCGCCGGGATGGTCTCCGCCGTCCTGGGCATAGGCGGCGGCGTAATCAAGGTGCCGGTGCTGGTGCTCCTCCTCCGCTTCGACATGAAGGTTGCCGTGGCCACGAGCAAGATGATGGTTGGGCTCACTGCGCTCGCCGGTGTGCTAGGCCACGCCCTCGGGGGGAGGCTCGACGCGGGCCTTGCGCTCCCCCTGTTAGCCGGCACCTATACCGGCGCGACGCTTTCCTCCAGGGTCCTCCTCCGGGTAGGCTCCAGGGCGCTGCGCCGGCTGGCGCTGGCCTACTACCTTGCTATGGGAGCCTATATGCTGGCCCGGGGTCTGGGCCTGGCATAG
- a CDS encoding aldehyde ferredoxin oxidoreductase N-terminal domain-containing protein, with translation MKGLRLRFLHVDAGSGRYRVEDAAAPGVLGPVDYGIEVHLRAGSQEHPVFSARNPVVAGCGPLAGSRVFGSRRMVFVFRSPVTRGLHVSALGGACYRFIRTGVHGLVVEGWSEEPVAVVVRGSSGGLEGVEVVELGWERLWSVWREYRGLRGTWALAAYALDRLARGLPSPGVLVVGPAAARTIMAGVFSFNVEAGSPGRVVDSASRGGGGSVLLQGHGVAAVVYGGSYDPASENPRLRDVRLLDRLSREATGKSFMEAVEAATVKYRYDPRFGAGGTFGVNYPHYRELVPFFGYNSVYLPAGERRRLAEEVLRSLWEPVKREVFPEGKGPRPWRTCGEPCPAACKKLWRGVKLDYEPSNALGPFSGVLRAGDMAGLVELADELGLDAIEAGHIAAWLMDLVHRGMLDPGEAGLEGRPVFDPAGYSVERDSGVNAEAVRRILEGLVEHSTPLLKAVAERGLREAAAWLDLVYPWRTRMYHASHRDPAVYSAYGERGYMTPNLYWSPGVVAPVPVPGRYWTVYSPSFADPEELAEAVYERMKAEYLLDNAGLCRFHRRWAERLLERMYRELLGVDVDLSSHAAETLRKIAVYQLEAGAEPRPWETRKTVDMVAGIAWEVGSRDWAERLLKDPSAAREWWERFRRRLWSMIGVEEPRAS, from the coding sequence TTGAAGGGCCTGCGTCTACGCTTCCTCCACGTCGACGCCGGCTCCGGGCGCTACCGGGTTGAGGATGCGGCTGCCCCCGGCGTCCTCGGCCCCGTCGACTACGGTATCGAGGTCCACCTCAGGGCCGGGAGCCAGGAGCACCCGGTGTTCAGCGCCCGTAACCCCGTGGTCGCCGGCTGCGGGCCCCTCGCGGGCAGCAGGGTGTTCGGCTCCCGCCGGATGGTCTTCGTGTTCCGCAGCCCGGTCACCCGCGGGCTGCACGTGAGCGCGCTGGGCGGCGCCTGCTACCGGTTCATCCGCACCGGGGTCCACGGCCTGGTGGTGGAGGGCTGGAGCGAGGAGCCGGTTGCAGTGGTGGTCAGGGGCTCCAGCGGGGGGCTCGAGGGCGTCGAGGTCGTGGAGCTGGGCTGGGAGAGGCTCTGGAGCGTGTGGCGCGAGTACCGGGGGCTCAGGGGCACCTGGGCGCTCGCCGCCTACGCCCTGGACAGGCTCGCCCGGGGGCTCCCGTCCCCCGGCGTCCTCGTCGTGGGCCCGGCGGCCGCCCGCACCATCATGGCCGGGGTGTTCAGCTTCAACGTCGAGGCCGGGTCCCCGGGGAGGGTTGTGGACTCAGCCAGCAGGGGTGGCGGGGGCAGCGTCCTGCTCCAGGGCCACGGGGTCGCGGCGGTGGTCTATGGGGGCTCCTACGACCCCGCCTCCGAGAACCCCCGCCTCCGCGACGTGAGGCTGCTGGACCGGCTGAGCAGGGAGGCCACCGGCAAGAGCTTCATGGAGGCGGTGGAGGCTGCTACTGTGAAGTACCGGTACGACCCGAGGTTCGGGGCCGGCGGCACCTTCGGGGTGAACTACCCCCACTACAGGGAGCTCGTCCCCTTCTTCGGCTACAACAGTGTCTACCTGCCGGCGGGCGAGAGGAGGAGGCTCGCCGAGGAGGTGCTCAGGAGCCTCTGGGAGCCGGTGAAGAGGGAGGTGTTCCCGGAGGGTAAGGGGCCCCGGCCCTGGAGGACCTGCGGCGAGCCCTGCCCCGCGGCGTGTAAGAAGCTCTGGAGGGGCGTGAAGCTGGACTACGAGCCCTCCAACGCCCTCGGCCCCTTCTCCGGCGTGCTCCGCGCCGGGGACATGGCCGGCCTGGTGGAGCTCGCTGACGAGCTGGGGCTGGACGCCATAGAGGCGGGCCATATAGCCGCGTGGTTGATGGACCTCGTCCACCGCGGCATGCTGGATCCGGGGGAGGCGGGGCTCGAGGGGCGCCCGGTCTTCGACCCGGCTGGCTACAGCGTGGAGAGGGACAGCGGGGTCAACGCGGAGGCGGTCCGGAGGATCCTCGAGGGCCTGGTCGAGCACAGCACGCCGCTGCTGAAGGCCGTTGCCGAGAGGGGGCTGCGGGAGGCGGCGGCGTGGCTGGACCTCGTCTACCCCTGGAGGACTAGGATGTACCACGCCAGCCACCGGGACCCCGCGGTCTACTCCGCCTACGGCGAGCGGGGCTACATGACCCCCAACCTCTACTGGAGCCCGGGCGTGGTGGCGCCGGTGCCAGTGCCCGGCCGCTACTGGACAGTCTACAGCCCGAGCTTCGCCGACCCGGAGGAGCTGGCCGAGGCGGTGTACGAGAGGATGAAAGCCGAGTACCTGCTCGACAACGCGGGGCTCTGCAGGTTCCACCGCCGCTGGGCGGAGAGGCTCCTCGAGAGGATGTACAGGGAGCTACTGGGGGTGGACGTGGACCTCTCCAGCCACGCTGCCGAGACGCTGAGGAAGATAGCAGTGTACCAGCTCGAGGCCGGCGCCGAGCCCAGGCCCTGGGAGACCAGGAAGACCGTGGACATGGTGGCGGGTATAGCCTGGGAGGTCGGGAGCCGCGACTGGGCGGAGAGGCTCCTCAAGGACCCCTCAGCCGCCAGGGAGTGGTGGGAGCGGTTCCGCAGGAGGCTCTGGAGCATGATAGGCGTCGAGGAGCCCCGGGCCTCGTAG
- a CDS encoding CBS domain-containing protein — translation MTAPTRARDLVREIHPIYTGPETSVRRAAQIMADHNVGSVLVVDEEKRLLGIFTERDLTRLVARGENLDKPLKDAMTPNPVTAHPDDPLPLIAHKMIEHNVRHIPVVDDQGRVLGVISIRQVLRQIMAREEWP, via the coding sequence TTGACCGCACCCACGAGGGCGCGGGACCTCGTCAGGGAGATCCACCCCATCTACACGGGCCCGGAGACGAGCGTCCGGAGAGCCGCACAGATAATGGCCGACCACAACGTAGGGAGCGTGCTCGTCGTCGACGAGGAGAAGAGGCTCCTAGGAATATTCACCGAGCGCGACCTGACCAGGCTAGTAGCACGCGGCGAGAACCTGGACAAGCCCCTCAAGGACGCCATGACACCCAACCCGGTCACAGCCCACCCAGACGACCCCCTGCCACTCATAGCCCACAAGATGATAGAGCACAACGTACGCCACATACCAGTAGTCGACGACCAGGGCAGGGTGCTAGGGGTTATAAGCATACGCCAGGTACTCCGCCAGATAATGGCCCGGGAGGAGTGGCCCTAG